The following coding sequences lie in one Phragmites australis chromosome 8, lpPhrAust1.1, whole genome shotgun sequence genomic window:
- the LOC133926949 gene encoding acyl transferase 10-like, translating to MGVFSVTKLSEGPVRPSAATPSETLPLAWVDRYPTHRGLVESAHVYRAVPRPRLAPAANGEAEADAKEAAKKQKSPGAVVRGALADALVHYYPFAGRIVEDVPGRPAVLCSAEGVYFVEAAANCTLADVNFLERPLLLGKEQLVPCPSPELWPVEPHNSLAMIQVTTFTCGGFVVGLRTNHAVADGTGAAQFLNAVGDLARGLPEPLVKPVWGRDIFPDPDIKPGPLPELPVLALEYIAFDFPTGYLDKLKSQYAAFTGGKLCSGFDIVIAKLWQCRTRAIEPAPGADVKLCFFASVRHVLKLEPGYYGNAIFPVKVSAPAEKVAGSSVIEIVGMVREAKRRMAEDCLSWAEGRNGGHDPFQMTFNYESVYVSDWSKLGFSDVDYGYGMPMAAGPLVNCDLIASVIVMKAPAPLAGTRLLASCVTKEHADDFARRMRMDLV from the exons ATGGGCGTCTTCTCCGTGACCAAGCTGTCCGAGGGCCCCGTGCGGCCGTCCGCCGCCACGCCGTCGGAGACGCTGCCCCTGGCCTGGGTCGACAGGTACCCGACGCACCGCGGCCTCGTCGAGTCTGCGCACGTGTACCGCGCCGTCCCGCGCCCGCGGCTGGCCCCGGCCGCGAAcggggaggccgaggccgaCGCGAAGGAGGCGGCGAAGAAGCAGAAGTCCCCGGGCGCGGTCGTGCGCGGCGCACTCGCGGACGCACTGGTGCACTACTACCCGTTCGCGGGGCGGATCGTGGAGGACGTGCCGGGCCGTCCCGCCGTCCTGTGCTCGGCCGAGGGCGTCTACTTCGTGGAGGCCGCCGCGAACTGCACCCTAGCCGACGTGAACTTCCTGGAGAGGCCGCTGCTGCTCGGCAAGGAGCAGCTCGTGCCGTGCCCATCGCCGGAGCTCTGGCCCGTCGAGCCGCACAACAGCCTCGCCATGATACAG GTCACTACGTTCACCTGCGGCGGCTTCGTGGTCGGCCTGCGCACCAACCACGCGGTGGCGGACGGCACGGGCGCAGCCCAGTTCCTGAACGCCGTCGGGGACCTAGCCCGCGGGCTGCCGGAGCCCCTCGTCAAGCCCGTCTGGGGCCGGGACATCTTCCCTGACCCGGACATCAAGCCCGGCCCGCTCCCAGAGCTGCCCGTTCTGGCTCTCGAGTACATCGCGTTCGACTTCCCGACCGGCTACCTTGACAAGCTCAAGTCGCAGTACGCGGCGTTCACCGGCGGCAAGCTCTGTTCCGGCTTCGACATCGTCATCGCCAAGCTCTGGCAGTGCCGGACACGGGCCATCGAGCCCGCCCCCGGAGCGGACGTCAAGCTCTGCTTCTTCGCCAGCGTCCGCCACGTGCTGAAGCTGGAGCCGGGCTACTACGGCAACGCCATCTTCCCCGTGAAGGtgtcggcgccggcggagaaGGTTGCGGGCTCGTCGGTGATCGAGATCGTCGGCATGGTGCGGGAGGCGAAGCGGCGGATGGCCGAGGACTGCCTGAGCTGGGCCGAGGGCCGCAACGGCGGCCACGACCCGTTCCAGATGACGTTCAACTACGAGTCGGTGTACGTGTCGGACTGGAGCAAGCTCGGGTTCTCCGACGTGGACTACGGGTACGGCATGCCGATGGCGGCCGGCCCGCTGGTGAACTGCGACCTCATCGCGTCGGTCATCGTCATGAaggcgccggcgccgctcgCGGGGACGCGGCTGCTGGCGAGCTGCGTCACCAAGGAGCACGCCGACGACTTCGCCCGCAGGATGAGGATGGACCTCGTCTGA